The Solanum dulcamara chromosome 6, daSolDulc1.2, whole genome shotgun sequence genome contains the following window.
TTGTTGTTGCGATGATTAACATAATGTGCACCACAGTTAAAGGTGCTGACTAGAAAAAAGATGGTAAGAGAAAGTGGATGTTTTCTGTGGCACAAACAATAGAAGAATAAACTTAACTTTAAAGATTACTTGATCAGAAAGAAGAAATCAGATAGAAATCGCATGAACTTGTAACTATACATCCAAACAAGAAATTCAGCAAATTTGAGAAATAATTATAAGAAAGAAACTTAAGACTTACAATATTTTTGCTTTCATAGTAATCATCTAATGCCCACTGATACTTTGACTGATTCAACCCAAACCAGTATGCCACTTGTTCATCCAAACTCGCATGAGctataaaaatcaaaattcatgaaattaagaTCTGAAAAACAAATAAATCTAGAATAGAAAAATGCAATAAAGTTAGCATCTTGATGTTTAAATTGAAAGAAATAGTTGCCCTTTTTATTTAACCAAAGAAAGATAAGGGCAAAAAAGGTACCATTTTGAACTTTAGCGACAGCGTTCCAGAAAAACCCAAAAGAGGACTGAGAGGGTTTATCATACTGCATTGGGGGAGACCAAACCGGACATGACTTGTCGACCACCTGAACCGCTGGTGTCTGAACCGGTTGCGGCTGAACTGGGGGTGGTGATAGCTCGGTAGAACCGGACTTGGGGGTGGCTGGAGGGGTCATGAAAACCGTGTATGGGCCGATCTTGCCGATccgaggaggaggaggaggaggagaagtaCATTCAGTGTTAATGGCCATTCTTCAGATAATTTTACTAACAAATTTGAGAATATGGACTGAGATACcaaaaatgaaagaccttgcTTGGGTTTTATGCCGTGAGTCGCTCCTTACCAATGAATCCACAAATACTGGTCAAATAAAGTCCATcacatattttcttaaaatttaataattaatatataaaaaaaaaaatccagaTAATTTTGAACTTCTATTAGAATTTCACTACCTTAGGATAGTTAGAGTTACTGCCACCGTGTAccggagttttttttttttttttttgggaataaACCCTACACGAGTTTTTTTGTACCGGAGCTTTCATTCAAAACTTATAACACTTCTCCTTCCGACCTTTCAGCACCGGGCAGGTGTTAAAGTCTATACATCGTGTTATCACTTAGCGGAGTCATGTATTTTTGGCAGAATCAATCAATCTATCAAAGCTATTTCaagaattttatgaattaatactTATGAACTCATTGAGAGGGTCTATAAATGCTATTAATACGTCGTGGATCGTGCGAGACTACACATATTGCTCCTCAGAATACTTATGGAGGGTTCCATAAagatttcagaaaaaaatttgatcgaaagtcatatcaccaaaacaGAAAATTACATAGAATATCCCTCAAATGTAGTGGTCTTGAATTTTTGCCTTCCATAAGAGAAGTCTTAAAATAATATCCTTCTTTCCATTTTAAGTTGAGTCAAAGTACATTTTTACACCTCAACTATTTTTTAACTTCTCCATCCTCAATTGTCTCtcaacttttttcttctttgtttcttttcatttttctctttctttcttaacTCTTtaaattaaatgattttttctcttatcttatatttctttttcatttttttttctttttcatttttttcattttttcctttcttaacttctatttttttctttctttatttattttttaattatttttcttctcttttttaattttttaattttttcgtTTTTTCTCTACTTCTAtttctttttgtcttttttcattgattctaataaatcaatatataatatgGTAGTGTCAAGTCTTGTTCATGGGGCTTAACTTGTTGTTTGAAATTACTTGGGCTAAGAGGCAAGAGTTATAGAGCATATGATAAATCAAGACACAATGTAGTAGTGTCAAGTCTTGCCCATGGAGTGCAACTTGTGAAGTTCTTGGTCTAAGTCTTGCCCATAAGGCTTAACTTATTGTTTGGAGGTCCTTCGACTAAGAGGCAAGAGTTATAGAgcatataaaaaatcaaaacacAATGTAGTAGTGTTAAGTCTTGATCATGGGGCGTAACTTGTGAAGTTCTTGGTCTAAGTCTTGTTCATGCGGCTTAACTTGTCGTTTGGAAGTCCTTGGGCTACGAGGCAAGAGTTATAGAGCATATGACGCGATGCAACAACAATTAAacgattttctcagttttttgtgtgAGTTGATTTTTTAGGTACAGGGGCTCCCGATCGAATTTTCAGCGAAACGTTTTTAGAAGCGtctgtaacgatctggggaaatATTCTAATAGCCCCGTAGTAGTTTTTATGACATTTAGGAACATTTTAGCGAGGGcgcaacatgaattaggcgattttctaaacttt
Protein-coding sequences here:
- the LOC129891649 gene encoding uncharacterized protein LOC129891649, which gives rise to MAINTECTSPPPPPPRIGKIGPYTVFMTPPATPKSGSTELSPPPVQPQPVQTPAVQVVDKSCPVWSPPMQYDKPSQSSFGFFWNAVAKVQNAHASLDEQVAYWFGLNQSKYQWALDDYYESKNINQAEEKAKVVASKLENV